In Nicotiana tabacum cultivar K326 chromosome 19, ASM71507v2, whole genome shotgun sequence, one DNA window encodes the following:
- the LOC142173682 gene encoding uncharacterized protein LOC142173682, producing MRDVLGITNELNTSLQKKEQDIANAIRLVEVAKKRLQKLREEECDSLIDKVSAFCVKYNILIPNFDDFYVNSGRSQRKVADYTILHHYRVDIFFKIIDCFDINKILMMAELYPDDFDENIMVTLKNQHETYIVDIRDVDERFSNLQGLVDLSETLVKTKKHLNYPFVFCLVKFALLLPVTTATVERTFSAMKLIKSELRNRMNDEFMSGCLVPYVERKIFNIISDETIVNTFQEMKTRRGQL from the exons ATGAGAGATGTTTTGGGGATCACAAATGAGCTTAATACATCCTTACAAAAAAAGGAGCAAGATATTGCAAATGCTATTCGACTTGTTGAAGTGGCAAAGAAACGGTTGCAAAAGCTAAGAGAAGAAGAATGTGATTCACTTATTGATAAGGTGTCTGCATTTTGTGTCAAGTATAATATTTTAATACCAAACTTTGATGACTTCTATGTTAACTCCGGAAGATCTCAACGTAAAGTTGCTGATTATACTATTTTACATCACTATCGTGTTGATATATTTTTTAAGATTATTGATTG TTTTGACATAAACAAGATATTGATGATGGCTGAATTGTATCCTGACGATTTTGATGAAAATATAATGGTTACGCTCAAGAATCAACATGAAACTTATATTGTTGATATTCGTGATGTTGATGAAAGGTTCTCAAATCTACAAGGACTTGTTGATCTTTCTGAAACACTAGTTAAGACAAAGAAGCATTTAAATTATCCATTTGTATTTTGCCTTGTGAAATTTGCTTTGCTTCTACCAGTTACCACTGCTACAGTTGAAAGAACTTTTTCGGCGATGAAGTTGATCAAGAGTGAATTGCGAAATCGAATGAATGACGAATTCATGAGCGGTTGTTTGGTACCTTatgtagaaagaaaaatatttaacattatTTCTGATGAGACTATTGTGAATACGTTTCAGGAAATGAAAACTCGTAGAGGACAGTtgtaa